A genomic segment from Roseibium algicola encodes:
- a CDS encoding glycosyltransferase family 2 protein, whose amino-acid sequence MTGRVLVFIPCYNCEAQIPRVLKQLEAPEVQAVVDGVLCVDNRSTDGTREAAQAGLAKLGYAETALLHNDDNYGLGGSHKVAINFAMVNGYDYLVVLHGDDQGAIADLVPHIAAGRHKDLDFLMGARFMKGSKLEGYSLLRTAANHTFNLIFSAISGQRLFDLGSGLNLFKVEAFKSGFHLKYADDLTFNYYLILGVVRNRFRLGFFPLTWREDDQISNAKLSKMGFQLLRIVSFRLFKPAAFFATDHRQTPRAAYPSTRIA is encoded by the coding sequence ATGACCGGCCGGGTTCTCGTTTTCATTCCCTGCTACAATTGCGAAGCGCAGATCCCGCGTGTGCTGAAGCAACTGGAGGCACCGGAAGTTCAGGCTGTCGTTGATGGTGTCCTGTGTGTCGACAACCGGTCGACGGACGGCACGCGCGAGGCGGCGCAGGCGGGGTTGGCGAAACTCGGATACGCCGAAACGGCCTTGCTGCACAACGACGACAATTACGGTCTCGGCGGTTCGCACAAGGTCGCGATCAATTTCGCGATGGTGAACGGCTACGACTATCTTGTGGTGCTGCATGGTGACGATCAGGGCGCGATTGCCGATCTCGTGCCGCATATCGCGGCCGGCCGTCACAAGGATCTCGATTTCCTGATGGGTGCGCGCTTCATGAAAGGCTCCAAGCTGGAGGGCTATTCCTTGCTGCGCACAGCGGCCAACCACACCTTCAACCTGATCTTTTCGGCAATCAGCGGCCAGCGTCTCTTCGACCTCGGCTCCGGACTGAACCTGTTCAAGGTAGAGGCCTTCAAGTCCGGCTTTCACCTGAAATACGCCGACGACCTGACGTTCAACTATTACCTGATCCTGGGGGTTGTCCGGAACCGGTTCCGGCTGGGGTTCTTTCCGCTCACCTGGCGTGAAGACGACCAGATATCCAATGCCAAGCTGAGCAAGATGGGTTTCCAGCTTCTGCGCATTGTCAGCTTCCGTCTGTTCAAGCCGGCCGCTTTCTTTGCGACCGATCACCGGCAGACACCGCGCGCCGCCTATCCCTCGACACGGATTGCCTGA
- the cmk gene encoding (d)CMP kinase, with protein MIIAIDGPAASGKGTLSRRLADHFGLRHLDTGLTYRAVAAALLANGLPLGDEGVAIEIAHNLDLAQMDKSVLSAHEIGEAASRIAVLGGLRDELVKLQRRFAQTPPGAVLDGRDIGTVVCPDATVKLFVTASPEARAKRRTDEMVSKGQDAQYAAVLEDLKRRDERDSKRTVAPMRQADDAVLLDTTEMDIETAFQAAVDIISRARGA; from the coding sequence ATGATCATCGCAATCGACGGACCGGCGGCTTCCGGCAAGGGGACCCTCTCCCGCCGGCTGGCAGATCATTTCGGACTGCGGCACCTGGACACCGGGCTGACCTATCGCGCGGTTGCGGCCGCGCTTCTGGCCAATGGCCTGCCGCTTGGCGACGAAGGTGTTGCCATCGAGATTGCCCATAATCTCGATCTGGCCCAGATGGACAAGTCTGTCCTGTCGGCTCACGAGATCGGCGAAGCGGCGTCACGCATCGCGGTTCTCGGCGGCCTTCGCGACGAATTGGTGAAGCTGCAGCGGCGTTTCGCCCAGACGCCTCCTGGCGCCGTTCTCGACGGTCGCGACATCGGCACGGTGGTGTGCCCCGATGCAACAGTGAAGCTGTTCGTGACCGCCTCTCCCGAGGCCCGCGCAAAGCGCCGGACCGACGAGATGGTCTCCAAGGGGCAGGACGCGCAATATGCCGCCGTTCTGGAGGATCTCAAGCGTCGGGACGAGCGCGATTCCAAGCGAACCGTGGCTCCAATGCGCCAGGCGGACGATGCGGTCTTGCTTGATACGACAGAAATGGATATAGAGACCGCGTTCCAGGCGGCTGTGGATATCATCTCCCGCGCCAGGGGTGCCTGA
- the aroA gene encoding 3-phosphoshikimate 1-carboxyvinyltransferase, whose amino-acid sequence MSHDSAPKPLTSSLGSPLTGTIRVPGDKSISHRSLMFGALAVGRTTVKGLLESEDVLATADAMRAVGATITKLEDGSYTVDGIGLGSLLEPEHVIDFGNAGTGVRLTMGIFGSHNIAATFVGDASLSKRPMGRVLNPLRDMGTNVIARDGDRLPASIRGPEQALPITYRVPMPSAQVKSAVLLAGLNAAGETTVIEPIPTRDHTEKMLKGFGADISVTVNEAGERVIKLQGQPELKPQDIDVPGDPSSAGFPLVAALIVPGSDVVIENVLLNEHRTGLITTLIEMGGDISIVNRRETGGEEVGDLHVKASKLKGITVPADRAPSMIDEYPVLAIAAAFAEGDTFMPGLEELRVKESDRLAAVARGLEANGIPCVETADTLTVTGGADAIGGGTVVTHLDHRIAMSFLVLGMAAHKPVTVDDGAVIATSFPTFTGLFDGLGAKISANTSEAA is encoded by the coding sequence ATGTCACACGATTCTGCGCCCAAGCCTCTGACTTCCAGCCTGGGCAGCCCCTTGACCGGCACGATCCGCGTGCCCGGCGACAAGTCCATCTCCCACAGATCCCTGATGTTCGGCGCGCTTGCCGTCGGCCGCACCACCGTGAAGGGTCTGCTTGAATCGGAAGACGTGCTGGCCACGGCTGACGCCATGCGTGCTGTCGGCGCAACCATCACCAAGCTCGAAGACGGCAGCTATACCGTCGACGGGATCGGCCTCGGCAGCCTGCTTGAGCCGGAGCATGTCATCGACTTCGGCAATGCCGGCACCGGCGTGCGCCTGACGATGGGCATCTTCGGAAGCCACAACATCGCCGCTACATTTGTCGGCGACGCTTCCCTTTCCAAACGACCGATGGGCCGTGTGCTCAATCCGCTGCGCGACATGGGTACCAACGTGATTGCCCGCGACGGCGACCGTCTGCCGGCGTCCATCCGCGGCCCGGAGCAGGCACTGCCGATCACCTACCGGGTGCCCATGCCTTCGGCGCAGGTCAAATCGGCCGTTCTGCTGGCCGGCCTCAATGCCGCTGGCGAAACCACCGTCATCGAACCGATCCCGACACGCGACCACACGGAAAAGATGCTGAAGGGTTTCGGCGCCGACATTTCCGTAACAGTGAACGAGGCCGGCGAGCGCGTGATCAAGCTGCAGGGCCAGCCTGAACTGAAGCCGCAGGACATTGACGTGCCTGGCGATCCCTCCTCCGCGGGCTTCCCTCTGGTGGCGGCATTGATCGTGCCGGGTTCGGACGTCGTCATCGAAAACGTTCTCCTGAACGAGCACCGCACCGGTCTCATCACCACCCTGATTGAAATGGGCGGCGACATCTCGATCGTCAATCGCCGCGAGACGGGCGGCGAGGAAGTGGGCGATCTGCATGTGAAGGCCAGCAAGCTGAAGGGTATCACTGTTCCGGCCGACCGGGCGCCGTCGATGATCGACGAATATCCGGTGCTGGCCATTGCTGCCGCATTTGCCGAAGGCGATACGTTCATGCCGGGGCTCGAGGAGCTGCGCGTGAAGGAATCCGACCGCCTGGCCGCTGTTGCCCGCGGGCTGGAAGCCAACGGCATCCCTTGTGTTGAAACCGCGGACACGCTGACCGTGACCGGTGGTGCCGATGCGATCGGTGGCGGCACGGTGGTGACCCATCTCGACCACCGCATCGCCATGTCCTTCCTGGTGCTGGGCATGGCTGCCCACAAGCCGGTGACGGTTGACGACGGCGCTGTGATCGCGACCAGCTTTCCGACCTTCACCGGTCTCTTCGACGGCCTTGGCGCTAAGATTTCCGCAAACACCAGCGAGGCCGCATGA
- a CDS encoding TIGR02300 family protein, with translation MAKPELGTKRLCPSCGAKYYDLNRNPVTCPKCGTVFEAVMTSRAAKAAKVEETPEDDEEEDDVAAPEIVTLEEADAEAEGGDDDVPDLEDTDVDLDDDENSDDDDDVFIDDEDEDEESVPGIRVEIDEDTDR, from the coding sequence GTGGCAAAACCTGAACTTGGCACAAAGCGGCTCTGCCCGAGCTGCGGCGCCAAATACTACGATCTCAACCGGAACCCGGTCACCTGCCCGAAATGCGGCACGGTGTTCGAGGCGGTCATGACCTCCCGTGCCGCGAAGGCTGCGAAGGTCGAAGAGACGCCGGAAGACGATGAAGAAGAAGACGACGTCGCAGCTCCGGAAATCGTGACCTTGGAAGAGGCCGATGCGGAAGCGGAAGGCGGCGACGACGATGTGCCGGATCTGGAAGATACGGACGTCGATCTCGACGACGACGAAAATAGTGACGACGACGACGACGTCTTTATCGACGATGAGGATGAAGACGAAGAATCCGTCCCGGGCATCCGCGTCGAAATCGACGAAGATACGGATCGCTAA
- a CDS encoding GtrA family protein, with product MKDAGSASTVVERDGKQKSGSSSLNRYNAIAKRFSGFALISGIGWCLDFLTMATLTQSGLPVFWANFIGAFCGVTFVFFVAGKHIFEKAGNRSTTVLLALYWIWQLVAVTAASALTAGLSWALMSLLVTVDGTAFVAGLGLKPVTLCGVTAKMLVTPFTLVANFFFMRFLLEHRKSD from the coding sequence ATGAAGGACGCCGGGAGCGCATCTACCGTCGTGGAACGCGACGGCAAACAAAAGTCAGGGTCGTCTTCCTTGAACCGTTACAATGCGATCGCAAAGCGCTTCTCGGGATTTGCCCTGATCTCCGGCATAGGCTGGTGCCTGGATTTCCTGACCATGGCAACGCTCACGCAAAGTGGCCTGCCCGTGTTCTGGGCAAACTTTATCGGTGCCTTCTGCGGCGTGACCTTCGTTTTCTTCGTTGCCGGCAAGCACATCTTCGAGAAGGCCGGCAACAGGTCGACGACAGTGCTCCTGGCGCTCTACTGGATCTGGCAGCTTGTCGCGGTGACCGCCGCCTCGGCTCTGACGGCCGGGTTGAGCTGGGCTTTGATGTCGTTGCTGGTCACAGTTGACGGCACTGCCTTCGTTGCCGGTCTGGGACTGAAGCCAGTGACCTTGTGCGGGGTCACGGCCAAGATGCTGGTCACGCCTTTCACCCTTGTCGCGAATTTCTTTTTCATGCGGTTTCTGCTCGAACACCGCAAGTCAGATTGA
- a CDS encoding lysylphosphatidylglycerol synthase domain-containing protein: MRTSSRLRQARLPAGLALHYAVLFLPFGLAIWWLAEQGLGELAGKPWQALFVAGGIYLGSHCVRAVRLAIMASRLLGISGRSSALLHLVTSPGALVIPFKLGEILRLHQLWYLGKSFPGALIIILLERFFDGLMIFVLLVVVYAYHGPLATGPMVLLAVTSLAVLAGLVVFVLGPGILRAVQHYVVLNHRNPNSLRHLGQLDGLRQITTRGADLFRVQGPVLLVMSMVIWGLEALAATVLAYTSANFVETSGIVLLAERVFEGPVASFQGAIGAWSSLCLLSLALVWPLAMWIYLPRVRNEPLRAQNRTGAL; the protein is encoded by the coding sequence GTGCGGACATCCTCACGCTTGCGGCAGGCCAGGTTGCCGGCCGGCCTAGCTCTGCATTACGCGGTCCTGTTCCTGCCGTTCGGTCTCGCAATCTGGTGGCTGGCCGAGCAGGGGCTGGGTGAGCTTGCGGGCAAGCCGTGGCAGGCGCTCTTTGTTGCAGGCGGCATCTATCTCGGCTCGCATTGTGTGCGGGCTGTTCGTCTTGCGATCATGGCCTCGCGGCTGCTCGGCATTTCCGGGCGCTCCAGCGCGCTGCTGCATCTGGTGACCAGCCCGGGTGCACTCGTCATTCCGTTCAAGCTTGGCGAGATCCTGAGGCTGCACCAGCTCTGGTATCTGGGCAAAAGCTTTCCCGGCGCGCTGATCATCATCCTTCTGGAGCGGTTTTTCGACGGGTTGATGATCTTCGTCCTGCTCGTCGTCGTTTATGCCTACCACGGTCCGCTGGCCACCGGGCCGATGGTCCTTCTGGCCGTCACCAGCCTTGCAGTGCTGGCGGGCCTTGTCGTCTTCGTGCTTGGCCCCGGCATCCTGCGGGCCGTGCAACATTATGTGGTTCTGAACCACCGGAATCCGAATTCCCTGCGGCACCTGGGTCAGCTGGACGGATTGCGTCAGATCACGACACGCGGGGCCGATCTTTTCCGCGTACAGGGACCGGTGCTGCTGGTCATGTCCATGGTCATCTGGGGCCTGGAAGCCCTGGCGGCGACTGTGCTGGCATACACCTCCGCCAATTTTGTCGAAACCAGCGGGATCGTGCTTCTGGCCGAGCGGGTGTTCGAGGGGCCGGTTGCCAGTTTCCAGGGCGCCATCGGCGCCTGGAGCAGCCTGTGTCTTCTGTCCCTTGCGCTGGTCTGGCCGCTTGCCATGTGGATCTACCTTCCGCGAGTGCGCAACGAACCGCTACGTGCCCAGAACAGGACCGGTGCCTTATGA